From the genome of Ralstonia insidiosa:
TCGAAATTGCGCAGCAGGACGCCGCAGCCATGGTGGTAACCGATCGTCACCAGCACGAGTGCAAGCTTGGCGTGCATCCAGCCATTGGGCGGCGTCAGGCCGATGCGGTAGCCGAAGAGCAGCCACAAGCCCAGCAGGATCGCGATGATCGCCAGCATGGTGGTGAAGCGGAACAGCTTGCGCGCCATGATCAGCAGGCGCGTGATGGCCGCGCGCTCGGTTTCCATCGCCAGGTTGACGAAGATGCGCGGCAGGTAGAACAAGCCAGCAAACCACGATGCGACAAAGACGATGTGAAAGGCTTTGACCCAGAGCATGCGAAAAGTCCCGTGAATCCCGTGAAAAAGCGATCGATGAAAACATCGCGCGCCGCTCGTGGCGGCGCGCAGTAGGTATCAGGTGCGAATCTCGCCGTGCCCGAACACGACGTACTTGAGCGAGGTCAGCCCCTCCAGCCCGACCGGCCCACGCGCGTGCAGCTTGTCGTTGGAGATGCCGATCTCGGCGCCCAGGCCGTACTCGAAACCGTCGGCAAAGCGCGTGGACGCGTTGATCATCACGCTGGCCGAATCGACCTCGCGCAGGAAGCGCATGCC
Proteins encoded in this window:
- a CDS encoding CopD family protein, which encodes MLWVKAFHIVFVASWFAGLFYLPRIFVNLAMETERAAITRLLIMARKLFRFTTMLAIIAILLGLWLLFGYRIGLTPPNGWMHAKLALVLVTIGYHHGCGVLLRNFEAGANKRSHTFYRWFNELPVLLLLAITILVVVKPF